A genomic segment from Cygnus atratus isolate AKBS03 ecotype Queensland, Australia chromosome Z, CAtr_DNAZoo_HiC_assembly, whole genome shotgun sequence encodes:
- the CCDC68 gene encoding coiled-coil domain-containing protein 68 isoform X1 yields MSAEQRNARIVTTTLLLTEEVMREDRGSEGSYVLYGSSCAEITEEAEYVKKQHPPVPGSSPESRSSGWGSSCSPVAAKMRETERQLLLVSRENEVLQIKLEATREAGVQALRAASQKLYENYQTRSEELRKAHENEKKQIQARSREQEEKLQQKEENARRLAGDVEERCARIAGMEQRVRRMEEEKKTLIEKKMSYEKMLLQMMSRNEDSKRCLAVQQDIATLREQIGHLQRLIGAQHQSLRRVIQEVEELNEELKIQDKKIEDLTEKVTALETQNKELKDRLALWSGQPKTKVSKAVLADPLRDYRASPYLLLTRMKKQDS; encoded by the exons ATGTCCGCAG agcagaggaacGCGCGCATCGTGACCACCACCCTGCTGCTCACTGAAGAAGTAATGCGGGAAGACCGGGGCTCGGAGGGGAGCTACGTCCTGTACGGGTCCTCCTGTGCCGAGATCACCGAAGAAGCTGAATATGTGAAAAAG CAGCACCCTCCGGTGCCGGGCAGTAGCCCAGAGTCCAGGAGCAGCGGCTGGGGCTCGAGCTGCAGCCCCGTGGCGGCGAAGATGAGGGAAACggagaggcagctgctgctggtcagCAGGGAGAACGAGGTGCTACAGATCAAG CTGGAAGCCACAAGAGAAGCGGGCGTGCAGGCTCTCCGAGCTGCCTCCCAAAAACTCTACGAGAACTACCAGACTCGGTCAGAAGAACTTCGAAAAGCTCACGAGAATGAGAAGAAGCAAATACAG GCCCGCAGCCGGGAACAGGAAGAGAAGCTCCAGCAGAAGGAGGAGAACGCCAGGCGGCTCGCCGGCGACGTGGAGGAGAGGTGCGCCCGCATCGCGGGCATGGAGCAGCGCGTGCGGAGGATGGAGGAG gaaaagaaaactctgatagaaaagaaaatgtcctATGAGAAGATGCTTCTGCAGATGATGTCAAGGAATGAAGACAGCAAACG GTGCCTGGCCGTGCAGCAGGACATCGCCACGCTGCGGGAGCAGATCGGCCACCTGCAGCGCCTGATCGGGGCACAGCACCAGAGCCTGCGCCGCGTCATCCAGGAG GTGGAGGAATTGAACGAAGAACTCAAAATCCAGgacaaaaaaatagaagacCTGACAGAAAAGGTGACGGCGCTTGAGACTCAG AATAAAGAACTAAAAGACAGACTGGCGTTATGGTCCGGCCAGCCCAAGACGAAAGTTTCAAAAGCCGTCCTGGCAGA
- the CCDC68 gene encoding coiled-coil domain-containing protein 68 isoform X2, whose product MREDRGSEGSYVLYGSSCAEITEEAEYVKKQHPPVPGSSPESRSSGWGSSCSPVAAKMRETERQLLLVSRENEVLQIKLEATREAGVQALRAASQKLYENYQTRSEELRKAHENEKKQIQARSREQEEKLQQKEENARRLAGDVEERCARIAGMEQRVRRMEEEKKTLIEKKMSYEKMLLQMMSRNEDSKRCLAVQQDIATLREQIGHLQRLIGAQHQSLRRVIQEVEELNEELKIQDKKIEDLTEKVTALETQNKELKDRLALWSGQPKTKVSKAVLADPLRDYRASPYLLLTRMKKQDS is encoded by the exons ATGCGGGAAGACCGGGGCTCGGAGGGGAGCTACGTCCTGTACGGGTCCTCCTGTGCCGAGATCACCGAAGAAGCTGAATATGTGAAAAAG CAGCACCCTCCGGTGCCGGGCAGTAGCCCAGAGTCCAGGAGCAGCGGCTGGGGCTCGAGCTGCAGCCCCGTGGCGGCGAAGATGAGGGAAACggagaggcagctgctgctggtcagCAGGGAGAACGAGGTGCTACAGATCAAG CTGGAAGCCACAAGAGAAGCGGGCGTGCAGGCTCTCCGAGCTGCCTCCCAAAAACTCTACGAGAACTACCAGACTCGGTCAGAAGAACTTCGAAAAGCTCACGAGAATGAGAAGAAGCAAATACAG GCCCGCAGCCGGGAACAGGAAGAGAAGCTCCAGCAGAAGGAGGAGAACGCCAGGCGGCTCGCCGGCGACGTGGAGGAGAGGTGCGCCCGCATCGCGGGCATGGAGCAGCGCGTGCGGAGGATGGAGGAG gaaaagaaaactctgatagaaaagaaaatgtcctATGAGAAGATGCTTCTGCAGATGATGTCAAGGAATGAAGACAGCAAACG GTGCCTGGCCGTGCAGCAGGACATCGCCACGCTGCGGGAGCAGATCGGCCACCTGCAGCGCCTGATCGGGGCACAGCACCAGAGCCTGCGCCGCGTCATCCAGGAG GTGGAGGAATTGAACGAAGAACTCAAAATCCAGgacaaaaaaatagaagacCTGACAGAAAAGGTGACGGCGCTTGAGACTCAG AATAAAGAACTAAAAGACAGACTGGCGTTATGGTCCGGCCAGCCCAAGACGAAAGTTTCAAAAGCCGTCCTGGCAGA